A single window of Intrasporangium calvum DSM 43043 DNA harbors:
- a CDS encoding carbohydrate ABC transporter permease produces MTTTSTKSPHTNLDEVAARAATDARRVQRKQLWTNRGLLLPAVIFLVLLTQVPFIVTIGYSTMKWNLLYPNDRGFSGLDNYKSALTSGELWPSVVATVLITALAVVLSLLLGLLFAVLLDRNLPGRAIARTLMITPFLVMPAAAALIWKFSMFDTNIGMVNWMLRTLGLDTVSWSTNYPLATVVIVLTWQFTPFMMLILLAGLQGQSKETLEAAAVDGAGPWRTFTWITLPHLRMYIEIGVLLGTVIILQVFDPIAILTKGTGGTKTLAYLLYERAFIGLDVGQAAAYGVVTVILTIIVATIALKTLFKVFMAGGSR; encoded by the coding sequence ATGACCACGACCAGTACGAAGTCTCCGCACACCAACCTCGACGAGGTGGCGGCGCGAGCCGCGACGGATGCCCGCCGCGTCCAGCGCAAGCAGCTGTGGACCAACCGTGGCCTGCTCCTGCCCGCCGTGATCTTCCTCGTCCTGCTGACGCAGGTCCCATTCATCGTCACCATCGGCTACTCGACGATGAAGTGGAACCTGCTGTACCCCAACGACCGTGGATTCAGCGGTCTGGACAACTACAAGTCGGCGCTGACCTCCGGTGAGCTCTGGCCCTCCGTGGTCGCCACGGTGCTCATCACGGCGCTCGCCGTGGTCCTGTCCCTGCTCCTCGGCCTGCTGTTCGCCGTCCTGCTGGACCGGAACCTCCCCGGCCGGGCCATCGCCCGCACCCTGATGATCACCCCCTTCCTGGTCATGCCGGCCGCCGCTGCGCTGATCTGGAAGTTCTCGATGTTCGACACGAACATCGGGATGGTCAACTGGATGTTGCGCACGCTGGGACTCGACACGGTCTCGTGGAGCACCAACTACCCCCTGGCCACCGTCGTCATCGTCCTGACGTGGCAGTTCACCCCGTTCATGATGCTGATCCTCCTCGCCGGCCTGCAGGGCCAGTCGAAGGAGACGCTCGAGGCGGCTGCCGTGGACGGCGCCGGCCCATGGCGGACGTTCACCTGGATCACGCTGCCCCACCTGCGGATGTACATCGAGATCGGAGTGCTGCTCGGCACGGTGATCATCCTCCAGGTCTTCGACCCCATCGCCATCCTCACGAAGGGCACGGGTGGGACGAAGACCCTCGCGTACCTGCTCTACGAGCGGGCCTTCATCGGCCTCGACGTGGGCCAGGCGGCGGCCTACGGCGTCGTGACCGTGATCCTCACGATCATCGTGGCGACCATCGCCCTCAAAACCCTCTTCAAGGTCTTCATGGCAGGAGGCAGCCGATGA
- a CDS encoding GNAT family N-acetyltransferase — protein MTLRSVEPADGPFLVALYASTRVTELAALTWDAATMRAFLAQQFAAQAASWSTTFPDLDRLLVVVDGRRAGRLYVHRSPTLLHLVDIALLPALRGRGIGSVLLDRLIAEADAVGIPTTLHVARDNPARGLYERFGFRAVAEEPFHIRMTRPAPPVSRGRDG, from the coding sequence GTGACGCTGCGATCCGTCGAACCCGCCGACGGGCCCTTCCTCGTGGCGCTCTACGCGTCGACCCGGGTGACCGAGCTGGCTGCCCTGACATGGGACGCAGCCACGATGCGAGCCTTCCTCGCCCAGCAGTTCGCGGCCCAGGCCGCGAGCTGGTCGACGACGTTCCCCGACCTCGACCGCCTGCTCGTGGTGGTGGACGGCCGGCGGGCCGGCCGGCTCTACGTCCACCGGTCCCCCACGCTGCTGCACCTCGTCGACATCGCCCTTCTCCCCGCGCTGCGCGGACGAGGCATCGGCTCCGTGCTGCTCGACCGCCTCATCGCTGAAGCCGATGCCGTCGGCATCCCGACAACTCTCCACGTGGCCCGCGACAACCCGGCTCGAGGCCTCTACGAGCGCTTCGGCTTCCGCGCTGTCGCCGAGGAGCCGTTCCACATCAGGATGACTCGGCCGGCACCCCCGGTCAGCCGAGGTCGTGACGGCTGA
- a CDS encoding ABC transporter substrate-binding protein — MLANRRTLILGSGLTVLTMALAACSSGAVSTGDGGATAGAGGAVTLNLATVNNGQMKDMEKLKTEYEAANQGVTVNFQVMEEGDLRSAVTADVASGAGQYDIVTIGAYETPQWGANGWLLDLTPELQADSAYDVDDILPPVRDALTHEGKLYAVPFYGESSILMYNKEVLDKAGVSLGNNPTWQEVAAAAKQVNSGDMAGICMRGKPGWGDLFAPLTTVVQTFGGNWYNEQWDATVNTPEWKEAVTFYKTMLDESGEKDPVSYSFNECLTALKEGKAAMWADASVAASMLEADDSPVKGKMGYAHMPVNKTQESGWLWSWNLAVPATTKNKDAAVKFVKWATSKDYHKLVGQKIGWSNVPPGARTSTYEIPEYKEAAKAYAPITLEVMSAVNPKQPGVNPQPWVGIQYVSIPEFQDVGNKCAQYIADFLANRGSVDDALGKCQADAQAAGAKHK, encoded by the coding sequence ATGCTTGCGAACAGACGCACGCTGATCCTCGGATCCGGCCTGACGGTCCTGACCATGGCGCTCGCGGCGTGCTCGTCCGGCGCGGTCTCGACCGGAGACGGCGGCGCCACGGCAGGCGCCGGCGGAGCAGTCACCCTCAACCTGGCCACGGTGAACAACGGCCAGATGAAGGACATGGAGAAGCTCAAGACCGAGTACGAGGCGGCCAACCAGGGCGTCACCGTCAACTTCCAGGTCATGGAGGAGGGGGACCTGCGCAGCGCGGTCACCGCCGACGTGGCGAGCGGCGCCGGCCAGTACGACATCGTCACCATCGGCGCCTACGAGACGCCACAGTGGGGCGCCAACGGCTGGCTGCTCGACCTCACGCCGGAGCTGCAGGCGGACTCGGCCTATGACGTCGACGACATCCTGCCGCCGGTCCGCGACGCGTTGACCCACGAGGGCAAGCTCTACGCGGTCCCCTTCTACGGTGAGTCCTCGATCCTCATGTACAACAAGGAGGTCCTGGACAAGGCCGGCGTCAGCCTCGGCAACAACCCGACCTGGCAGGAGGTCGCGGCCGCGGCGAAGCAGGTCAACAGCGGCGACATGGCCGGGATCTGCATGCGCGGCAAGCCGGGCTGGGGTGACCTCTTCGCGCCGCTGACGACGGTCGTCCAGACCTTCGGCGGCAACTGGTACAACGAGCAGTGGGACGCGACGGTGAACACCCCGGAGTGGAAGGAAGCCGTCACCTTCTACAAGACGATGCTCGACGAGTCCGGCGAGAAGGACCCGGTCTCCTACAGCTTCAACGAGTGCCTGACCGCGCTCAAGGAGGGCAAGGCCGCGATGTGGGCCGACGCCTCGGTCGCGGCGTCGATGCTCGAGGCGGACGACTCGCCGGTGAAGGGCAAGATGGGCTACGCCCACATGCCCGTCAACAAGACCCAGGAGTCCGGCTGGCTCTGGAGCTGGAACCTCGCGGTCCCGGCCACGACGAAGAACAAGGACGCGGCGGTCAAGTTCGTCAAGTGGGCGACGAGCAAGGACTACCACAAGCTCGTCGGCCAGAAGATCGGCTGGTCCAACGTCCCGCCCGGCGCCCGCACGTCGACGTACGAGATCCCGGAGTACAAGGAGGCCGCCAAGGCCTACGCGCCGATCACGCTCGAGGTGATGAGCGCCGTCAACCCGAAGCAGCCGGGCGTCAACCCGCAGCCGTGGGTCGGGATCCAGTACGTCTCGATCCCGGAGTTCCAGGACGTCGGGAACAAGTGCGCCCAGTACATCGCGGACTTCCTCGCCAACCGCGGATCCGTGGACGACGCCCTCGGCAAGTGCCAGGCCGACGCGCAGGCCGCTGGGGCCAAGCACAAGTGA
- a CDS encoding multicopper oxidase family protein — translation MTATVGAVGLWRTAVGQDRQPADSGAQLSEPEVLSSVGGRLDVELVAASGVRLAGRQTQALGYAGTSPGPTLRVSPGDTLRVRLTNRLSAATNLHTHGLHVSPQGQGDNPFRMVAPGESAQYEFAIPHEHPAGTFWYHPHHHGTVADQVFGGLFGALIVAGQRDPDLPERLLTVSDITLDAAGVPAAPSLPEVMTGREGALVLVNGMHRPRISLTAGVVERWRVVNACVSRFLRLQLDGHQLGLLGIDGQALASPTRVETVTLAPGNRADLVVTSSGAGSHALRTLPVSRGGMGMMGGNHTSAEAVLAEVRVDDSSRSPRVVPPQRSWPDRVLPDLRKRAVDRRRRITFTMGMGMGMGMRPQGMTFGFDGREFDPERVDQDPRLGTVEEWTIANATPMDHPFHLHVWPMQIVQGPEAPADGRPDWRDVVIVPANAAVRVRIAFADFGGRTVYHCHLLDHEDRGMMGVVRATG, via the coding sequence GTGACAGCGACGGTTGGCGCCGTGGGCCTCTGGCGAACGGCGGTGGGCCAAGACCGGCAACCGGCCGACTCGGGAGCGCAGCTGAGCGAACCAGAGGTGTTGAGCAGCGTGGGCGGCCGGCTCGATGTCGAGCTCGTCGCTGCCTCGGGAGTGCGCCTGGCGGGAAGGCAGACCCAGGCCCTGGGCTACGCCGGCACGAGCCCGGGCCCCACGCTGCGCGTCAGTCCCGGCGACACGCTACGGGTCCGCCTCACGAACCGCCTCAGTGCCGCGACGAACCTGCACACGCACGGCCTGCACGTGTCACCCCAAGGTCAGGGGGACAACCCCTTCCGAATGGTGGCGCCCGGCGAGTCGGCGCAGTATGAGTTCGCCATCCCGCACGAGCATCCCGCCGGCACGTTCTGGTACCACCCGCACCATCACGGCACGGTCGCGGACCAGGTCTTCGGGGGGCTGTTCGGAGCGCTCATCGTGGCCGGACAGCGGGACCCTGATCTCCCCGAGCGCCTCCTCACGGTCAGTGACATCACCCTCGACGCAGCCGGTGTCCCGGCCGCCCCCTCACTTCCCGAGGTCATGACGGGTCGGGAAGGCGCGCTCGTCCTCGTGAACGGGATGCACCGCCCCCGGATCAGTCTGACCGCCGGGGTGGTCGAGCGATGGCGTGTGGTCAACGCCTGCGTGTCGCGTTTCCTTCGCCTCCAGCTGGACGGCCACCAGCTCGGCCTTCTCGGGATCGACGGACAGGCACTCGCCTCCCCGACCCGGGTGGAAACCGTGACTCTGGCCCCCGGCAACCGCGCCGACCTCGTCGTCACGTCCAGCGGGGCGGGCAGTCACGCTCTGCGGACGCTCCCCGTCAGCCGGGGCGGCATGGGAATGATGGGCGGCAACCACACCTCGGCGGAGGCCGTGCTCGCCGAGGTGCGCGTGGACGACTCGAGCCGGTCCCCCCGCGTTGTTCCCCCGCAGCGGTCCTGGCCCGACCGAGTCCTGCCGGACCTGCGGAAGCGCGCCGTCGACCGGCGTCGGAGAATCACCTTCACGATGGGAATGGGCATGGGCATGGGCATGCGGCCGCAGGGTATGACGTTCGGGTTCGACGGCCGCGAGTTCGACCCGGAGCGCGTCGACCAGGATCCCCGGCTCGGCACCGTCGAGGAGTGGACCATTGCCAACGCCACGCCCATGGACCATCCTTTCCACCTGCACGTCTGGCCGATGCAGATCGTGCAGGGCCCGGAGGCGCCCGCAGACGGCCGACCCGACTGGCGTGACGTCGTCATCGTGCCCGCCAACGCCGCGGTGAGAGTGCGAATCGCCTTCGCGGACTTCGGCGGCCGCACCGTCTACCACTGCCACCTCCTCGACCACGAGGACCGCGGCATGATGGGCGTCGTCCGGGCCACCGGCTGA
- a CDS encoding AraC family transcriptional regulator, whose amino-acid sequence MVEHAPSTTSGPTLRREVIPPHPQSSVRVLTHDFPSEICGWGYHPEYEIHLITKTRGSFIAGDHIGTFAPGHVSLMGPNLPHDWVSDLAEGQVAVDRDAVIQFSDEWIRRAMEHLPELAEVSEMLNRSTRGLVFSGATAWRAAEAILACVHSVGVERLGHLFKILALFAHAPTDEYEVVASEWLGRATDATARDAGGAGLSYIFENLTGDIRLSTAARLAYMSEPTFSKYFKAATGTTFSSMVKKLRIAYARRLLDTTEHSVSQVAAMSGYHNIANFNRQFLAEVGTTPTAYRRLESAQKPPPEVFSLGLRAPSD is encoded by the coding sequence ATGGTCGAGCACGCGCCGAGCACCACGTCGGGGCCGACGCTCCGGCGCGAGGTCATCCCGCCCCATCCGCAGTCCTCGGTGCGGGTCCTGACCCATGACTTCCCGAGCGAGATCTGCGGCTGGGGCTACCACCCGGAGTACGAGATCCACCTCATCACCAAGACACGGGGCAGCTTCATCGCCGGTGACCACATCGGGACTTTCGCGCCCGGTCACGTCAGCCTGATGGGCCCCAACCTGCCCCACGACTGGGTCAGCGACCTCGCCGAGGGACAGGTCGCGGTCGACCGTGACGCCGTCATCCAGTTCAGCGACGAGTGGATCCGCCGCGCGATGGAGCACCTGCCCGAGCTGGCCGAGGTCTCGGAGATGCTCAACCGCTCCACCCGTGGCCTCGTGTTCTCGGGGGCCACGGCCTGGAGGGCCGCCGAGGCGATCCTGGCGTGCGTGCACAGCGTGGGGGTCGAGCGCCTCGGCCACCTCTTCAAGATCCTCGCCCTGTTCGCCCACGCCCCCACGGACGAGTACGAGGTGGTGGCGAGCGAGTGGCTGGGGCGGGCGACCGACGCCACGGCCCGCGATGCGGGCGGCGCGGGGCTGAGCTACATCTTCGAGAACCTCACCGGAGACATCCGCCTGTCGACTGCGGCGCGCCTCGCGTACATGTCCGAGCCGACGTTCTCCAAGTACTTCAAGGCCGCGACGGGGACCACGTTCTCGAGCATGGTGAAGAAGCTGCGCATCGCCTACGCCCGCCGCCTGCTCGACACGACGGAGCACTCGGTGTCCCAAGTGGCCGCGATGAGCGGCTACCACAACATCGCGAACTTCAACCGACAGTTCCTCGCCGAGGTCGGCACGACCCCGACGGCGTACCGCCGCCTCGAGAGTGCCCAGAAGCCACCGCCGGAGGTCTTCAGCCTCGGCCTGCGGGCACCGTCCGACTGA
- a CDS encoding mannitol dehydrogenase family protein yields the protein MSTATGSGTAVPLSATTLASLPPEASPAAYDRSSVTASIVHFGVGGFHRAHEAMYLDRLMRDGTALEWGICGVGALPHDRRIVDTLTRQDGLYTLVVKHPDGHREPRVIGSIVEMMFAPDDPQAVVDRLADPRTRIVSLTITEGGYLVNQVTGEFDADDPAIRADLAEGAVPRTVFGYIVAGLAARRAAGSTPFTVMSCDNLPGNGDVARRMMTAFARLKDPGLADWMDEHVAFPNSMVDRITPVTAPEDIERLAEEFGIEDGWPVVCEPFTQWVLEDRFTDGRPPLEYAGVQLVDDVVPYELMKLRLLNASHQALCYLGHLSGHRYAHEVCQDPLFVDFLLGYMEHEGSPTLPDVPGVDLDAYRHQLIERFANPEVRDTLARLCAESSDRIPKWLVPVIRRNLETGGDIERSALVVASWARYAEGVDEQGAPIEIVDRIKDRVMAAAARQGEDKLAFIRDRDLFGDLADDARFTEAYAAGLDSLHARGARATLEARRPLDVRG from the coding sequence ATGAGCACTGCCACTGGGAGCGGGACCGCCGTTCCCCTCTCCGCCACGACGTTGGCCAGCCTTCCCCCGGAGGCGAGCCCAGCGGCATACGACCGTTCCTCCGTCACCGCGAGCATCGTCCACTTCGGCGTGGGCGGCTTCCACCGCGCCCACGAGGCGATGTATCTCGACCGGCTCATGCGGGACGGCACGGCCCTGGAGTGGGGGATCTGTGGGGTGGGAGCCCTCCCGCACGACCGGCGGATCGTCGACACGCTCACTCGGCAGGACGGTCTCTACACGCTCGTCGTGAAGCACCCTGACGGGCACCGTGAGCCGCGCGTCATCGGGAGCATCGTGGAGATGATGTTCGCGCCCGACGACCCGCAGGCCGTCGTCGACCGACTCGCGGATCCGCGGACGCGCATCGTCTCGCTCACCATCACCGAGGGCGGTTACCTCGTCAACCAGGTCACCGGTGAGTTCGACGCCGACGATCCTGCGATCCGGGCCGACCTGGCCGAGGGCGCCGTGCCCCGGACCGTCTTCGGGTACATCGTCGCGGGGCTCGCGGCGCGCCGGGCCGCCGGGTCGACCCCCTTCACCGTCATGTCGTGCGACAACCTGCCCGGCAACGGTGACGTCGCCCGCCGCATGATGACGGCGTTCGCGCGTCTCAAGGATCCGGGCCTCGCCGACTGGATGGACGAGCACGTCGCCTTCCCCAACAGCATGGTCGACCGGATCACCCCGGTGACCGCGCCCGAGGACATCGAGCGGCTCGCCGAGGAGTTCGGCATCGAGGACGGGTGGCCGGTCGTGTGCGAGCCGTTCACCCAGTGGGTGCTGGAGGACCGCTTCACCGACGGGCGGCCGCCGCTCGAGTACGCCGGCGTCCAGCTCGTCGACGACGTCGTGCCCTACGAGCTGATGAAGCTGCGCCTGCTCAACGCCAGCCACCAGGCCCTGTGCTACCTCGGCCACCTGTCGGGTCATCGGTATGCCCACGAGGTGTGCCAGGACCCGCTCTTCGTCGACTTCCTCCTCGGCTACATGGAGCACGAGGGCAGCCCGACGCTCCCCGACGTGCCCGGGGTCGACCTCGACGCCTACCGGCACCAGCTCATCGAGCGGTTCGCGAACCCCGAGGTCCGCGACACCCTCGCACGCCTCTGCGCCGAGAGCTCCGACCGGATCCCCAAGTGGCTCGTCCCGGTGATCCGGCGCAACCTCGAGACGGGCGGCGACATCGAGCGCTCCGCCCTCGTCGTCGCGTCGTGGGCGCGGTACGCGGAGGGCGTCGACGAGCAGGGCGCGCCGATCGAGATCGTCGACCGGATCAAGGACCGCGTCATGGCCGCGGCCGCCCGGCAGGGCGAGGACAAGCTCGCCTTCATCCGCGACCGTGACCTCTTCGGCGACCTCGCGGACGACGCGCGGTTCACCGAGGCGTATGCCGCTGGGCTCGACTCGCTGCACGCCAGGGGAGCGCGCGCCACCCTCGAGGCCCGCCGACCGCTCGACGTCCGTGGGTGA
- a CDS encoding SDR family oxidoreductase: MDHYTRSLADTVVLVTGAGGGIGGAIARAVLEEGGRVVAGDLRAEALEPLRREWDESRLVTGLGDVREEATADALVAAGVEAFGRVDSVVANAAIGYYGGLLDYSAEECARMVDVNVKGTVWLARAAVRQFRAQGEGGDIVIIGSVAGLLIGGGKEAVYAATKGAQINLGYALDRELRSEGIRTTTIAPAGVNTSFAAADGRFGGQDPSQGSFMEPQDIAAAVAYTLRQPRRMRTELWTMWSLSENH, encoded by the coding sequence GTGGACCACTACACCCGAAGCCTGGCGGACACCGTTGTCCTCGTCACCGGAGCCGGTGGAGGGATCGGCGGTGCCATCGCTCGGGCCGTCCTCGAGGAAGGTGGCCGGGTCGTCGCCGGGGACCTCCGGGCCGAGGCGCTCGAACCACTGCGCCGGGAGTGGGACGAGAGCCGACTCGTCACCGGGCTCGGCGACGTCCGCGAGGAGGCGACCGCCGACGCGCTCGTCGCGGCCGGTGTCGAAGCGTTCGGACGGGTCGACTCCGTGGTCGCGAACGCAGCCATCGGGTACTACGGCGGACTCCTCGACTACTCCGCCGAGGAGTGCGCGCGGATGGTCGACGTCAACGTCAAGGGCACCGTGTGGCTGGCCCGGGCTGCCGTGCGGCAGTTCCGGGCCCAGGGTGAGGGCGGGGACATCGTCATCATCGGGTCGGTGGCGGGCCTGCTGATCGGCGGCGGCAAGGAGGCGGTCTACGCTGCGACCAAGGGCGCCCAGATCAACCTCGGCTACGCCCTGGACCGAGAGCTGCGCAGCGAGGGCATCCGGACCACGACCATCGCACCGGCCGGCGTCAACACCTCCTTCGCCGCGGCCGACGGCCGGTTCGGTGGCCAGGACCCGTCGCAGGGCTCCTTCATGGAGCCCCAGGACATCGCAGCGGCCGTCGCCTACACCCTGCGGCAGCCGCGGCGGATGCGGACCGAGCTGTGGACCATGTGGAGCCTCTCCGAGAACCACTGA
- the xylB gene encoding xylulokinase: MSDRTLVAGIDSSTQSTKVVVCDAESGDVVRTARAPHPDRTEVDPERWWEAYRTASGSGILEGVSAIAVGGQQHGMVVLDEQDAVVRDALLWNDTRSAGAAADLTRELGGVSAWVDAVGLVLVGSFTVTKLRWLAQHEPDHAARVARVLLPHDWMTGRILQHGNGFERWTTDRGDASGTGYWSAATGDYRLDLLELAFGRRLAVPEVLAPSAPAGRTSDGMLVAAGTGDNMGAALGLALSPGDVVVSLGTSGTVFTPHDHAIRDESGAVAGFADATGRHLPLMCTLNAARVLTAAAGMLGVDLDTLDRLALEADSGAGGLSLLPYLDGERTPDLPLATGTLSGLTRTNATPANLARAAVEGMLCNLVAGVDALRDQSVRVERVLLIGGAAASRAVRAIAPALFRAPVVVPRPAEYVGVGAARQAAWALSGAAQPPAWGLRVDSEYQVPAGDTSDVLERYAALLAQMHGR; this comes from the coding sequence ATGAGTGATCGGACCCTCGTCGCGGGCATCGACAGCTCGACACAGTCGACCAAGGTCGTCGTGTGTGATGCAGAGAGCGGGGACGTCGTCCGTACGGCCAGGGCGCCACACCCGGACCGCACCGAGGTGGACCCCGAGCGGTGGTGGGAGGCCTACCGCACCGCGTCCGGTTCCGGGATCCTCGAGGGCGTCTCGGCCATCGCCGTCGGCGGACAGCAGCACGGCATGGTCGTGCTCGACGAGCAGGATGCCGTGGTGCGGGACGCCCTGCTCTGGAACGACACCCGCAGCGCCGGTGCCGCCGCTGACCTCACCCGTGAGCTCGGAGGCGTGAGCGCCTGGGTCGATGCCGTCGGGCTGGTCCTCGTCGGGAGCTTCACCGTGACCAAGCTGCGCTGGCTCGCCCAGCACGAGCCGGATCACGCCGCGCGCGTGGCTCGGGTCCTCTTGCCGCACGACTGGATGACCGGCCGGATCCTGCAGCACGGCAACGGCTTCGAACGGTGGACCACGGACCGGGGGGACGCCTCGGGCACGGGGTACTGGTCGGCGGCGACGGGGGACTACCGACTCGACCTGCTCGAGCTCGCCTTCGGGCGGCGTCTCGCCGTGCCCGAGGTCCTGGCCCCATCCGCACCCGCGGGCCGGACCTCCGACGGGATGCTCGTCGCGGCAGGCACGGGCGACAACATGGGTGCTGCGCTCGGCCTCGCGCTCTCACCCGGGGACGTCGTCGTGTCGCTCGGCACGAGCGGCACCGTCTTCACTCCGCACGACCACGCGATCCGCGACGAGTCGGGCGCTGTCGCCGGGTTCGCCGACGCGACCGGGCGCCACCTGCCGCTCATGTGCACCCTCAACGCGGCGCGGGTCCTGACGGCCGCGGCGGGGATGCTCGGTGTGGACCTCGACACCCTCGACCGGCTCGCGCTCGAGGCTGACTCGGGCGCCGGTGGGCTGAGCCTGTTGCCCTACCTCGACGGCGAACGCACCCCTGACCTGCCCCTCGCGACGGGGACCCTGAGCGGGCTGACGCGCACCAATGCCACGCCCGCCAACCTCGCGCGCGCGGCCGTCGAGGGAATGCTCTGCAACCTCGTCGCCGGAGTCGACGCACTGCGGGACCAGAGCGTGCGCGTCGAGCGGGTGCTGCTCATCGGCGGTGCCGCAGCATCGCGAGCGGTCCGAGCGATCGCGCCCGCCCTGTTCCGCGCACCGGTGGTCGTGCCCCGTCCCGCCGAGTACGTCGGGGTCGGGGCCGCTCGCCAGGCGGCCTGGGCCCTGTCCGGCGCGGCCCAGCCGCCCGCCTGGGGCCTCCGGGTCGACTCGGAGTATCAGGTGCCCGCGGGCGACACGAGTGACGTGCTCGAGCGGTACGCCGCGCTGCTCGCGCAGATGCACGGCCGCTGA
- a CDS encoding carbohydrate ABC transporter permease codes for MNAQLKNVLINVLTWALVLIFFFPVFWMFINGFKPESVASSINPKVFFTPVTDGYQLAMDRGMAGYLQNSLTASVTATIISVVIAIPAAYALSIRRVKSVEGALSFFISTRFMPLAAVVLPLFMILKTFGMLDNIYMLAIVYGAMNLPVTVWMMRSFFLEVPFEIIEAARVDGAGLYRELVRIVLPLVLPGVAAAALICFIFAWNEYFLALLLTSSAARTTPPFLGSFVDGRGQFLAVLSAAATIAALPVIIAGWVAQKQLVRGLSMGAIK; via the coding sequence ATGAACGCCCAGCTCAAGAACGTGCTGATCAACGTGCTCACCTGGGCGTTGGTCCTGATCTTCTTCTTCCCGGTGTTCTGGATGTTCATCAACGGCTTCAAGCCGGAGTCCGTCGCCTCGTCGATCAACCCCAAGGTGTTCTTCACCCCGGTGACCGATGGCTACCAGCTGGCGATGGACCGCGGGATGGCCGGCTACCTGCAGAACTCCCTCACGGCCTCGGTGACCGCGACCATCATCTCGGTCGTCATCGCCATCCCGGCGGCCTACGCGCTGAGCATCCGGCGGGTCAAGTCGGTCGAGGGGGCGCTGTCCTTCTTCATCTCGACGCGGTTCATGCCCCTCGCGGCCGTCGTCCTGCCACTCTTCATGATCCTCAAGACCTTCGGCATGCTCGACAACATCTACATGCTCGCCATCGTCTACGGGGCCATGAACCTGCCGGTGACCGTGTGGATGATGCGCTCGTTCTTCCTCGAGGTCCCCTTCGAGATCATCGAGGCGGCCAGAGTGGACGGGGCCGGCCTCTACCGCGAGCTGGTGCGGATCGTCCTGCCGCTCGTCCTGCCCGGGGTCGCGGCAGCGGCTCTCATCTGCTTCATCTTCGCCTGGAACGAGTACTTCCTCGCCCTGCTGCTGACCAGCTCGGCGGCCCGGACGACGCCGCCGTTCCTCGGCAGCTTCGTCGACGGGCGCGGACAGTTCCTCGCCGTCCTCTCGGCCGCGGCGACGATCGCCGCCCTGCCGGTGATCATCGCCGGCTGGGTGGCGCAGAAGCAGCTCGTGCGCGGACTGTCGATGGGTGCGATCAAGTGA
- a CDS encoding DUF6916 family protein, whose product MLSLSRRQILRSGAVGAVSLAVLAEAAPASAAPAASAPGAAKGGKSLLTRSRFAKELGATFTMRSPVSTWKARLEEVGDLVPLLRVGDESRFSLTFSTTEPGPPQGAFDFSRPGFEATSLFVIADRDRRRYVAIVNRL is encoded by the coding sequence ATGCTCTCTCTCAGTCGCCGTCAGATCCTCCGGTCGGGCGCCGTCGGGGCCGTCTCGCTGGCCGTGCTCGCCGAGGCCGCCCCCGCCTCTGCCGCCCCGGCCGCCAGCGCTCCCGGAGCTGCCAAGGGCGGCAAGTCGCTCCTCACCCGTTCCCGCTTTGCCAAGGAGCTCGGGGCGACGTTCACGATGAGGAGTCCGGTCTCCACCTGGAAGGCGCGGCTCGAGGAGGTCGGCGACCTCGTTCCCCTCCTTCGCGTTGGGGACGAGTCGCGCTTCAGCCTGACCTTCTCGACGACCGAACCGGGCCCGCCCCAGGGGGCGTTCGATTTCAGCAGGCCGGGCTTCGAGGCGACGTCACTGTTCGTCATCGCGGATCGCGACCGGCGACGGTACGTCGCCATCGTCAACCGCCTCTGA
- a CDS encoding SHOCT domain-containing protein — MFGSPLGMGAGGVWLVLLLVGLAVLAWGLVEARRRDAGPGTGTTPAPEDTLRERFARGEITEEDFRQRLRALRDG; from the coding sequence ATGTTCGGTTCCCCCCTCGGCATGGGTGCCGGTGGAGTGTGGCTCGTCCTCCTCCTCGTGGGACTCGCCGTGCTGGCCTGGGGCCTGGTCGAGGCCCGTCGCCGCGATGCGGGGCCAGGCACCGGGACGACACCGGCACCGGAGGACACTCTCCGTGAGCGCTTCGCCCGGGGGGAGATCACCGAAGAGGACTTCCGCCAACGGCTCCGGGCACTCCGAGATGGCTGA